Proteins encoded within one genomic window of Nonomuraea gerenzanensis:
- a CDS encoding aldehyde dehydrogenase family protein — MPEFRNLIGGELVPAARTMDTVNPATGEAWATIPAGGAAEAEAAVEAATRAFPAWSALPALARAHYLRKVSEVFGRHAEELARLETRDNGRILRDTLKRDLPGMAYLWQLAAGQCLDAVKGDTVLLGPDTLGLTRREPYGVAVCIIPWNSPISTFSAKAAYALAAGNTVIVKPAEQASASVLRLGELLAEVFPPGVLNIVSGLGEEVGDALVRHRGVGKISLTGSTATGQAITRASADALKPMTFELGGKSPNIVFPDADLDAATQGVTVNSVYTGNAGQVCVAGSRILIHRSIWDELLGRIERACAGLVLGDPLDLATTMGPIVSAGQYERVTSYLELAEKEGARLVFGGRTGADVVPALPGGYWVAPTLYTSEDNALRVCQEEIFGPVAVAIPFSTEEEAVAIANDSPYGLAAGVWTRDLGRAHRLVRDLRSGTVWVNTFRQMPPGLPFGGVKDSGYGHDSVLEYTREKAAIIQI; from the coding sequence ATGCCTGAGTTCCGCAACCTCATCGGCGGCGAGCTGGTCCCCGCCGCCCGCACGATGGACACGGTCAACCCGGCCACGGGCGAGGCGTGGGCCACGATCCCCGCCGGCGGCGCCGCGGAGGCCGAGGCGGCCGTCGAGGCGGCCACCCGCGCCTTCCCCGCCTGGTCGGCGCTGCCCGCCCTGGCCAGGGCGCACTACCTGCGCAAGGTCTCGGAGGTGTTCGGCCGGCACGCCGAGGAGCTGGCCAGGCTGGAGACGCGCGACAACGGGCGGATCCTGCGCGACACCCTCAAGCGGGACCTGCCCGGCATGGCGTACCTGTGGCAGCTGGCCGCCGGGCAGTGCCTCGACGCGGTCAAGGGCGACACCGTGCTGCTGGGGCCGGACACGCTCGGGCTGACACGGCGCGAGCCGTACGGGGTGGCGGTCTGCATCATTCCGTGGAACTCCCCCATCTCGACCTTCTCCGCCAAGGCCGCGTACGCGCTGGCCGCCGGGAACACGGTGATCGTCAAGCCGGCCGAGCAGGCCAGCGCGTCGGTGCTGCGGCTGGGCGAGCTGCTGGCAGAGGTGTTCCCGCCCGGGGTGCTGAACATCGTCAGCGGCCTGGGCGAGGAGGTCGGCGACGCCCTCGTCCGGCACCGCGGCGTCGGCAAGATCAGCCTCACCGGCTCCACCGCCACCGGCCAGGCCATCACCCGGGCCTCGGCGGACGCGCTCAAGCCGATGACGTTCGAGCTGGGCGGCAAGTCGCCCAACATCGTCTTCCCCGACGCCGACCTGGACGCCGCCACCCAGGGCGTCACCGTGAACTCCGTCTACACGGGCAACGCCGGCCAGGTGTGCGTGGCCGGCTCGCGCATTCTCATCCACCGCTCGATCTGGGACGAGCTGCTCGGACGCATCGAGCGGGCCTGCGCCGGGCTGGTGCTCGGGGATCCCCTCGACCTGGCGACGACGATGGGGCCGATCGTGTCCGCCGGCCAGTACGAGCGGGTCACGTCGTACCTGGAGCTGGCCGAGAAGGAGGGCGCGCGGCTCGTCTTCGGCGGCCGGACCGGCGCGGACGTGGTGCCCGCGCTGCCCGGCGGTTACTGGGTGGCGCCCACGCTCTACACGAGTGAGGACAACGCGCTGCGCGTCTGCCAGGAGGAGATCTTCGGTCCGGTGGCGGTGGCCATCCCGTTCTCGACGGAGGAGGAGGCGGTGGCGATCGCGAACGATTCGCCGTACGGGCTGGCCGCCGGGGTGTGGACCCGTGACCTGGGGCGGGCGCACCGGCTCGTCCGGGATCTGCGCAGCGGCACGGTGTGGGTGAACACCTTCAGGCAGATGCCGCCGGGGCTGCCGTTCGGCGGGGTCAAGGACAGCGGCTACGGCCACGATTCGGTCCTCGAGTACACCCGCGAAAAGGCGGCCATCATCCAGATTTAG
- the pgeF gene encoding peptidoglycan editing factor PgeF → MQLAPGVHVAVTDRHGGVSAPPYGSRNLGGLVGDDPANVRANRDGLRAELGVRAVVFMRQVHSADVAYVSEPFGDDPPPLDGVFTTEPGLALASLGADCPAVLVADPVARMAGAAHSGRPGTEAGIATALVEAMAAKGAEPGRMVALIGPGACGRCYEVPADLRERVAAKVPATWSTTSWQTPALDLRAGIEAQLRAAGLTDVRHDARCTIESQELYSHRREQPGGRFAGLIWLA, encoded by the coding sequence ATGCAGCTCGCTCCCGGTGTCCACGTCGCCGTCACCGACCGCCACGGAGGCGTCAGCGCCCCGCCCTACGGCTCGCGCAACCTCGGCGGCCTCGTCGGCGACGATCCGGCGAACGTGCGCGCCAACCGCGACGGCCTCCGGGCCGAGCTGGGCGTGCGGGCCGTGGTGTTCATGCGTCAGGTGCACAGCGCGGACGTCGCGTACGTGAGCGAGCCGTTCGGCGACGACCCGCCCCCGCTCGACGGCGTGTTCACCACCGAGCCCGGCCTGGCGCTGGCCTCGCTCGGGGCCGACTGCCCGGCGGTGCTGGTGGCCGACCCGGTCGCCCGCATGGCCGGCGCGGCCCACTCCGGCCGTCCCGGCACCGAGGCGGGCATCGCCACGGCGCTGGTGGAGGCCATGGCGGCCAAGGGCGCCGAGCCGGGCAGGATGGTCGCGCTGATCGGCCCGGGCGCGTGCGGCCGCTGCTACGAGGTGCCCGCCGACCTGCGCGAGCGGGTGGCGGCCAAGGTCCCCGCGACCTGGTCCACGACGTCCTGGCAGACGCCCGCGCTCGACCTGCGGGCCGGGATCGAGGCCCAGCTCAGGGCGGCGGGCCTGACCGACGTGCGGCACGACGCGCGCTGCACGATCGAGTCGCAGGAGCTCTACTCCCACCGCAGGGAGCAGCCCGGCGGCCGGTTCGCCGGGCTGATCTGGCTGGCCTAA
- a CDS encoding Clp protease/crotonase-like domain-containing protein codes for MSELLVTADGPVLRVVFNRPAQHNALTLDMLLRARMFTGEEACAAGFVAELCEPDAPAARQAEVEQRLLSHAPLSMWAAKEAVRRLRVANLPDGDDIVATVFGSADFHAAVPAFLAERQVAWQGL; via the coding sequence ATGAGCGAGCTGCTCGTCACCGCCGACGGCCCCGTGCTGCGCGTGGTGTTCAACCGCCCCGCCCAGCACAACGCGCTGACCCTGGACATGCTGCTGCGGGCCCGCATGTTCACCGGGGAGGAGGCGTGCGCGGCGGGTTTCGTGGCCGAGCTGTGCGAGCCGGACGCGCCGGCCGCCCGGCAGGCGGAGGTGGAGCAGCGGCTGCTGTCCCACGCGCCGCTGTCGATGTGGGCGGCCAAGGAGGCGGTGCGGCGGCTGCGCGTGGCGAACCTGCCGGACGGCGACGACATCGTGGCCACGGTGTTCGGCAGCGCCGACTTCCACGCCGCCGTGCCCGCCTTCCTCGCCGAGCGGCAGGTCGCCTGGCAGGGGCTCTAG
- a CDS encoding U32 family peptidase yields the protein MTSLTDLHALMSRLGHPVLQSAGPDAGSRFADGAPYRFEIPSVEGPEVLEAVVAEADRLGVPVARTSQGSGVMMLTDDDITRMARIGAERGIEVNLFLGPRAAWDTGGQAKLTQAVGAAARGNAMVAACVADALRACALGIRSLLVGDLGTLDVLRALRSDGTLPANLVLKTSVLMPLTNGPTAAIYERLGATTVNVGTDLTVPHLAEIRAATGLPIDLYLEVPDDQGGFVRFYEAVEIVRAAAPVYLKMGLRNAPNIYPSGGHLGVVPKELGRERVRRAALVQRLIEQLDPALAKPSQTSDLGVPEV from the coding sequence ATGACCAGCCTTACCGACCTCCACGCCCTGATGTCCAGGCTCGGGCACCCGGTGCTGCAGTCCGCCGGGCCCGACGCCGGGTCGCGGTTCGCGGACGGGGCGCCGTACCGCTTCGAGATCCCCAGCGTCGAGGGGCCGGAGGTGCTGGAGGCGGTGGTCGCCGAGGCCGACCGGCTCGGCGTGCCCGTCGCCAGGACCTCGCAGGGCAGCGGCGTGATGATGCTGACCGACGACGACATCACCCGCATGGCCCGGATCGGGGCCGAGCGCGGCATCGAGGTCAACCTCTTCCTCGGGCCGCGCGCCGCCTGGGACACCGGCGGCCAGGCCAAGCTCACCCAGGCGGTCGGCGCCGCCGCCCGGGGCAACGCGATGGTCGCGGCGTGCGTGGCGGACGCGCTGCGCGCCTGCGCCCTGGGCATCCGCAGCCTGCTGGTCGGCGACCTGGGCACGCTCGACGTGCTGCGCGCGCTCAGGTCCGACGGGACGCTGCCCGCGAACCTGGTGCTGAAGACGTCGGTGCTGATGCCGCTCACCAACGGCCCGACCGCCGCGATCTACGAGCGGCTCGGCGCGACCACCGTCAACGTGGGCACCGACCTGACCGTGCCGCATCTGGCCGAGATCAGGGCCGCCACCGGGCTGCCGATCGACCTCTACCTGGAGGTGCCGGACGACCAGGGCGGGTTCGTCCGCTTCTACGAGGCCGTGGAGATCGTCCGGGCCGCCGCGCCCGTCTACCTGAAGATGGGGCTGCGCAACGCGCCCAACATCTACCCGTCGGGCGGGCATCTCGGGGTGGTGCCCAAGGAGCTGGGACGCGAGCGGGTGCGGCGGGCGGCGCTGGTGCAGCGGCTGATCGAGCAGCTCGACCCGGCGCTGGCCAAGCCGTCGCAGACCTCCGACCTGGGCGTGCCCGAGGTCTGA
- a CDS encoding ATP-dependent DNA ligase — protein MTDEPTAPEVPEEPEPVPNLVVRPPVAPMLAKPVKAMPKQDGTLLYEPKWDGFRCIIFRDGDEVYLGSRNERPFTRYFPELVEAVRAELPDKVVIDGEIVLPVGTQLDFDALQQRIHPAKSRVTMLSERTPAQFIAFDLLALGEESLMETPFSQRRARLESLFGEKAGSVRLTPVTTSYEQALEWFETFEGAGLDGIIVKPGDQPYVPDKRTMFKVKHERTADVVICGYREHKTGPIVGSLLLGLYGDDGRLHHVGVAASFPMKRRAELVEEIKPYLAELSEHPWGHWAEQAQANLGQPAAGPATGGQRVPGAVSRWNAKKDLSFIPLRPELVIEVAYDQMEGDRFRHTAQFRRWRPDRTPESCTYEQLERPVSYNLDDILAR, from the coding sequence ATGACCGACGAGCCGACCGCACCGGAGGTGCCCGAGGAGCCGGAGCCGGTGCCCAACCTGGTGGTGCGGCCGCCGGTGGCGCCGATGCTGGCCAAGCCGGTCAAGGCCATGCCGAAGCAGGACGGCACCCTGCTCTACGAGCCGAAGTGGGACGGGTTCCGCTGCATCATCTTCCGTGACGGTGATGAGGTCTACTTGGGCAGCCGCAACGAGCGGCCGTTCACCCGCTACTTCCCCGAGCTGGTCGAGGCGGTCAGGGCCGAGCTGCCCGACAAGGTGGTGATCGACGGCGAGATCGTGCTGCCGGTGGGCACGCAGCTCGACTTCGACGCCCTGCAGCAGCGCATCCATCCCGCCAAGTCGCGGGTGACGATGTTGTCCGAGCGCACGCCGGCCCAGTTCATCGCCTTCGACCTGCTGGCGCTGGGCGAGGAGTCGCTGATGGAGACGCCGTTCTCGCAGCGGCGGGCGCGGCTGGAGTCCCTGTTCGGTGAGAAGGCGGGCTCGGTGCGGCTCACGCCCGTCACGACCAGCTACGAGCAGGCACTCGAATGGTTCGAGACCTTCGAGGGGGCCGGGCTCGACGGCATCATCGTCAAGCCGGGCGACCAGCCGTACGTGCCCGACAAGCGCACGATGTTCAAGGTCAAGCACGAGCGCACCGCCGACGTGGTGATCTGCGGCTACCGCGAGCACAAGACCGGGCCGATCGTGGGCTCGCTGCTGCTCGGCCTGTACGGCGACGACGGGCGGCTGCACCACGTGGGCGTGGCGGCCTCGTTCCCGATGAAGCGCAGGGCCGAGCTGGTCGAGGAGATCAAGCCGTACCTCGCGGAGCTGAGCGAGCACCCGTGGGGGCACTGGGCGGAGCAGGCGCAGGCCAACCTCGGCCAGCCGGCCGCCGGGCCGGCGACGGGCGGGCAGCGGGTGCCGGGCGCGGTGTCGCGGTGGAACGCCAAGAAGGACCTGTCGTTCATCCCACTGCGGCCGGAGCTGGTGATCGAGGTGGCCTACGACCAGATGGAGGGTGACCGGTTCCGGCACACGGCGCAGTTCCGGCGGTGGCGGCCGGATCGTACGCCCGAATCGTGCACGTATGAGCAGTTGGAGCGTCCGGTTAGTTACAACCTTGACGACATCCTTGCCCGGTAA
- a CDS encoding tetratricopeptide repeat protein, whose translation MSEGIKDHSELSEAAAQSRASVLRSRAESYIALSRHDAAIADLTEAIALAPDNARAWRLRGESHRVTERYEAALEDFGEALRLEPDSAYALGSRGQTYAAMGRLDDAMDDFEHALTLAPESLWILEAKADVLVELDRLDEALAEHSKIISLNEELPYSWVARGDLYQRMQLYPEAIDDYTKALEADPDYVRALSRRGEALRMMDRYEEALSDLNRALELEPGNDRALGSRGAVLSELGDNEAALRDLDAAIELDPEYVWAFRVRGEILQELDRHEEAIADFTRALHLDFGD comes from the coding sequence ATGAGCGAGGGGATCAAGGACCATTCCGAGCTGTCCGAGGCGGCCGCCCAGTCGCGCGCCTCGGTGCTGCGCAGCCGGGCCGAATCGTACATCGCGCTCTCGCGGCACGACGCCGCGATCGCGGACCTGACCGAGGCCATCGCCCTCGCGCCCGACAACGCCCGCGCCTGGCGGCTGCGTGGTGAGAGCCACCGGGTGACCGAGCGGTACGAGGCCGCGCTGGAGGACTTCGGCGAGGCGCTGCGCCTGGAGCCCGACAGCGCCTACGCCCTCGGCTCGCGCGGCCAGACCTACGCGGCGATGGGGCGCCTGGACGACGCCATGGACGACTTCGAGCACGCGCTCACCCTCGCGCCGGAATCGTTGTGGATCCTGGAGGCCAAGGCCGACGTCCTGGTGGAGCTGGACCGGCTGGACGAGGCGCTGGCGGAGCACTCCAAGATCATCTCTTTGAACGAGGAGCTGCCTTACTCGTGGGTCGCGCGCGGCGACCTGTACCAGCGGATGCAGCTCTACCCGGAGGCCATCGACGACTACACCAAGGCGCTGGAGGCCGACCCCGACTACGTGCGCGCGCTCAGCCGGCGTGGCGAGGCCCTGCGCATGATGGACCGGTACGAGGAGGCGCTGAGCGATTTGAACCGGGCGCTGGAGCTGGAGCCGGGCAATGATCGGGCGCTGGGGAGCCGGGGGGCGGTGCTGAGCGAGCTGGGGGACAACGAGGCGGCTCTGCGGGACCTGGATGCTGCCATCGAGTTGGATCCGGAGTATGTGTGGGCGTTTCGGGTGCGGGGGGAGATCTTGCAGGAGCTGGATCGGCATGAGGAGGCGATCGCGGACTTCACCCGGGCGTTGCATCTGGACTTCGGCGACTGA
- a CDS encoding pyrimidine reductase family protein codes for MRRIYPDIQDNPDIVQAYAYPDDRPWLRLNMVASADGAAWLKGRSGPLSSKGDKRIFQTLRGLADVVVAGAATVRKEGYGPVPPRDTWAEIRQGRPEVPPIAVITRSLALDLDGELFCDAPSRTIVITCEAAPHERRAEAARRSDLIVAGEESVDMRRAVAELHERGLTRVLCEGGPRINAQLSAADLVDELCLSISPLLVGGGAARIQNGEPAQVTLDLSQVLEEDGVLFCKYTRATHGDDEGAQP; via the coding sequence GTGCGGCGCATCTATCCCGACATACAGGACAATCCGGATATCGTGCAGGCTTACGCCTACCCCGACGACCGGCCATGGCTGCGGCTCAACATGGTCGCCAGCGCCGACGGCGCCGCCTGGCTCAAGGGGCGGTCAGGGCCGCTGTCGAGCAAGGGCGACAAACGCATCTTCCAGACGTTGCGCGGGCTGGCCGACGTGGTCGTCGCCGGCGCCGCGACCGTGCGCAAGGAGGGGTACGGCCCCGTCCCGCCGCGCGACACGTGGGCGGAGATCCGGCAGGGGCGGCCCGAGGTGCCGCCCATCGCGGTGATCACCCGCAGCCTCGCCCTCGACCTCGACGGCGAGCTGTTCTGCGACGCGCCGAGCAGGACCATCGTGATCACCTGTGAGGCCGCGCCGCACGAGCGGCGCGCGGAGGCGGCCAGGCGCAGCGACCTGATCGTGGCCGGCGAGGAGAGCGTGGACATGCGGCGGGCCGTGGCCGAGCTGCACGAGCGCGGGCTGACCAGGGTCCTGTGCGAGGGCGGGCCCCGCATCAACGCCCAGCTCTCGGCCGCCGACCTGGTCGACGAGCTGTGCCTGTCGATCAGCCCGCTGCTGGTCGGCGGCGGTGCGGCGCGCATCCAGAACGGCGAGCCCGCGCAGGTCACACTGGATCTGAGCCAGGTGCTGGAGGAGGATGGCGTCCTCTTCTGCAAGTACACGAGGGCCACTCACGGGGACGACGAGGGAGCGCAGCCATGA
- a CDS encoding isochorismatase family cysteine hydrolase, which translates to MSQTYDPRHTAVLLVDPYNDFLSEGGRIWPRVEAVATRVGLLDHLRAVVAAARETGVRVMFVPHRRWEPGDYETWDHPNPTQRGIMERHSFARGTWGGEFHPDFQPRPGEVVAREHWAQSGFANTDLDMQLKQHGVTHVVLIGLLANTCIESTGRFAMELGYHVTLVRDATAAFLPEMMHAAHELNGPTFAHAITTTGELTAAFGAARS; encoded by the coding sequence TTGTCCCAGACGTACGACCCACGGCACACGGCCGTCCTGCTGGTGGACCCCTACAACGACTTCCTGTCGGAGGGCGGCAGGATCTGGCCGCGCGTGGAGGCGGTGGCCACGCGGGTCGGGCTGCTCGACCATCTGCGTGCCGTGGTCGCCGCCGCCCGTGAGACCGGCGTACGGGTGATGTTCGTGCCGCACCGCCGCTGGGAGCCGGGCGACTACGAGACCTGGGACCACCCCAACCCCACCCAGCGCGGCATCATGGAGCGGCACAGCTTCGCCCGCGGGACCTGGGGCGGGGAGTTCCACCCCGACTTCCAGCCGCGGCCGGGCGAGGTCGTGGCCAGGGAGCACTGGGCGCAGAGCGGCTTCGCCAACACCGACCTGGACATGCAGCTCAAGCAGCACGGCGTCACGCACGTCGTGCTGATCGGGCTGCTGGCGAACACCTGCATCGAGTCCACCGGCCGGTTCGCCATGGAGCTGGGCTACCACGTCACGCTGGTGCGCGACGCGACCGCGGCGTTCCTGCCCGAGATGATGCACGCGGCGCACGAGCTGAACGGCCCCACCTTCGCGCACGCCATCACCACGACCGGCGAGCTCACCGCCGCGTTCGGCGCGGCACGGTCCTGA
- a CDS encoding alpha/beta fold hydrolase, with translation MAAEFELTIGDGRVLHVYDTAPGATDRLPVLWHHGTPNIGAPPAPLLDDRLGLRWISYDRPGYGGSTPEPGRTLASVAGYATHLADALGLGRFAVIGHSGGGSHALACAALLGERVLAAVSVSGLAPLPDTSLASHGGPAGVPGSARDRVSGDAAGSGVAHGASAFDWFAGMAPSCEASLRAAVQGRAVKERHEAAAEYDPEMFTQEDHAAFEGEWSWFDSVVGPAVASGPGGLIADDLAYVSPWGCDVAAVTAPILLVHGDRDRVVPVGHGGWLARHCPTAQLRVSPGDGHISVLPSSGMAALEWLATEGRRRSLS, from the coding sequence GTGGCAGCGGAATTCGAACTCACGATCGGTGACGGCCGGGTCCTGCACGTCTACGACACGGCCCCGGGAGCCACCGACCGCCTGCCGGTCCTCTGGCACCACGGCACGCCCAACATCGGCGCCCCACCCGCGCCCCTCCTCGACGACCGACTCGGCCTGCGCTGGATCTCCTACGACCGCCCCGGCTACGGCGGCTCCACCCCGGAGCCGGGCCGCACCCTGGCCTCGGTGGCCGGCTACGCGACCCACCTCGCCGACGCGCTCGGCCTCGGGCGCTTCGCCGTCATCGGTCACTCCGGCGGCGGCTCCCACGCTCTGGCCTGTGCCGCCCTGTTGGGTGAGCGCGTGCTGGCCGCGGTGAGCGTGTCCGGTCTCGCGCCGCTTCCGGACACGAGCCTCGCGTCGCATGGCGGGCCGGCTGGGGTGCCGGGCTCCGCGCGTGACCGGGTGTCGGGTGATGCCGCCGGTTCGGGCGTCGCGCACGGGGCGAGCGCCTTCGACTGGTTCGCGGGCATGGCGCCCTCCTGCGAGGCGTCCCTGCGCGCCGCCGTCCAGGGCCGGGCGGTCAAGGAACGTCACGAGGCGGCGGCCGAGTACGACCCGGAGATGTTCACCCAGGAGGACCACGCGGCGTTCGAGGGGGAGTGGTCCTGGTTCGACAGCGTGGTCGGTCCAGCGGTGGCGTCGGGTCCCGGCGGGCTCATCGCCGACGACCTGGCCTACGTGAGCCCGTGGGGTTGCGACGTCGCCGCCGTGACCGCTCCGATCCTGCTCGTCCACGGCGACCGGGATCGCGTGGTGCCCGTCGGCCACGGTGGCTGGCTGGCCCGCCACTGTCCTACCGCGCAGCTGCGCGTGTCGCCCGGTGACGGCCACATCTCGGTCCTGCCGTCGTCCGGGATGGCGGCCCTGGAATGGCTCGCCACGGAGGGCCGCCGCCGGTCACTGAGCTGA
- a CDS encoding class I SAM-dependent methyltransferase gives MASKLLGRLAYGSRYDQVPWGQRVYVRPGERLIREAQWRLLIRRAPVMSLAEYERLRPLGEIEEFLSCMMCGESRQQPLFTPTGGKGWRYHVVRCPSCGFLYRNPNVRPERLGDLYATGYSNFLTGKYAANRQRRYDLTMKAFAPVFDEGKERRLLDFGSGVGLFLELAEQRGFDAYGVDLSPESVEQANERLSKARTYFGAPQDVPEIAAGGFDVITLWSVLAHLPRPLEDFRRFRDLLAPGGVLLILTVNAHSLLLKAYGSNWSGFTKNHLMFYSSETVRTLLGRCGFAGVAFAPHYGDTIEAGTTRLPAELVTRLRRNVELSDGGNMMRVLAFADEEAIGRWGGGPLTVHRLHA, from the coding sequence ATGGCATCCAAACTGCTCGGCCGGCTGGCATACGGCTCGCGTTACGACCAGGTCCCGTGGGGCCAGAGGGTCTACGTCCGTCCAGGCGAGAGGCTCATCAGGGAAGCGCAGTGGCGCCTGCTCATCAGACGGGCGCCGGTCATGTCGCTCGCCGAGTACGAGCGGCTGCGGCCGCTGGGCGAGATCGAGGAGTTCCTGAGCTGCATGATGTGCGGGGAGTCCCGCCAGCAGCCGCTGTTCACCCCCACGGGCGGGAAGGGCTGGCGCTACCACGTCGTGCGCTGCCCGTCCTGCGGCTTCCTCTACCGCAACCCCAACGTCCGCCCCGAGCGCCTCGGAGACCTGTACGCCACCGGCTACAGCAACTTCCTGACCGGCAAGTACGCCGCCAACCGGCAGCGCCGCTACGACCTGACCATGAAGGCGTTCGCCCCGGTCTTCGACGAGGGCAAGGAGCGGCGGCTGCTCGACTTCGGCTCAGGCGTCGGGCTGTTCCTGGAGCTGGCCGAGCAGCGCGGCTTCGACGCCTACGGGGTGGACCTGTCGCCGGAGTCCGTCGAGCAGGCCAACGAGCGGCTCAGCAAGGCCCGCACCTACTTCGGGGCGCCCCAGGACGTGCCGGAGATAGCCGCCGGCGGTTTCGATGTGATCACCCTGTGGTCGGTGCTCGCGCACCTGCCCAGGCCGCTGGAGGACTTCCGGCGCTTCCGCGACCTGCTGGCGCCCGGCGGCGTGCTGCTCATCCTGACGGTGAACGCGCACTCGCTGCTGCTCAAGGCGTACGGGAGCAACTGGAGCGGCTTCACCAAGAACCACCTGATGTTCTACTCCTCCGAGACCGTGCGCACGCTGCTCGGCCGGTGCGGTTTCGCCGGAGTGGCCTTCGCCCCGCACTACGGCGACACGATCGAGGCCGGCACCACCAGGCTGCCCGCCGAGCTGGTCACCCGGCTGCGCCGCAACGTGGAGCTGAGCGACGGCGGGAACATGATGCGGGTGCTCGCCTTCGCCGACGAGGAGGCGATCGGCCGGTGGGGCGGCGGCCCCCTCACGGTCCACCGCCTGCATGCCTGA
- a CDS encoding RNHCP domain-containing protein produces the protein MPRRNPGRERPQRRKPIHHGQPADAFRCVGCRMDVPMIAPGTAHRNHCPHCLTSLHVDHRIPGDRRAGCRGRMAALSVTVRRDGEWLIIHCCQSCGGLSANRIAGDDNALALLRIAIRPLSDSRLPVSALLAL, from the coding sequence ATGCCCAGGAGGAACCCCGGCCGGGAACGGCCGCAACGGCGCAAACCGATACACCACGGCCAGCCCGCCGACGCGTTCCGCTGCGTCGGATGCCGCATGGACGTGCCCATGATCGCGCCGGGCACCGCGCACCGCAACCACTGCCCGCACTGCCTGACCAGCCTGCACGTCGATCACCGCATCCCGGGGGATCGGCGGGCGGGCTGCCGGGGCCGGATGGCGGCGCTGAGCGTCACCGTCCGGCGTGACGGGGAGTGGCTGATCATCCACTGCTGCCAGTCGTGCGGCGGGCTCAGCGCCAACCGCATCGCGGGCGACGACAACGCGCTGGCGCTGCTCCGCATCGCCATCCGCCCGCTGTCGGACTCCCGCCTCCCGGTCAGCGCCCTGCTGGCCCTGTGA
- a CDS encoding RNHCP domain-containing protein, giving the protein MSANGKPRSIASTETFQCVRCGLTVTANAPDGARRNHCPSCLHSLHLLDECRSRMIPISIAVLRTGEWMLIHRCTRCGELTSNPICGDDNQLILMRMAVRPLAQPPFPLEAFGDL; this is encoded by the coding sequence TTGTCTGCCAACGGCAAACCTCGTTCCATCGCGAGCACCGAGACCTTCCAGTGCGTCCGCTGCGGCCTGACCGTCACCGCGAACGCCCCGGACGGTGCCCGTCGCAACCACTGTCCGAGCTGCCTGCACTCGCTGCACCTGCTCGACGAGTGCAGGTCACGGATGATCCCCATCTCGATCGCCGTCCTGCGCACCGGCGAGTGGATGCTCATCCACCGGTGCACCCGGTGCGGTGAGCTGACGTCGAACCCCATCTGCGGGGACGACAATCAGCTCATCCTCATGCGCATGGCCGTCAGGCCGCTGGCGCAGCCGCCGTTCCCGCTCGAGGCGTTCGGTGATCTGTGA